One segment of Micromonospora parathelypteridis DNA contains the following:
- a CDS encoding alpha-L-rhamnosidase — translation MTRHRAAPSALLVLLLGLTPLVAPGPATAAPAAAALTATGLTTERATEPIGLDVAQPRLGWQIEATTRGVLQESYQVRVATSADRLNAPDVWDSGRVRSRQSVLVPYAGPQLQPRTRYAWQVQVWDTAGNASGWSAPTYWETGVRGGAGWQADWIGMPSPTETWADYTVQTTVRLERDAAGIYLRARGAANAYMWQFSITNGSAKLRPHARVNGAWTVLKEVPLGGVVPADRLTTPHTLRITAAGNTITTWVDGTQVDVTTSTAHQTGSVGLRTNGLESGVFSNFSVTSGGQTLFAAPLTDGQNPFGAGTPTSAGLRVGGDTEAMLTALDANPLLRRGFRVDGTVARARIYATALGVYQLSLNGQRVGDHELAPGWTDYHKRVQYQTYDVTRQLQPGDNALGALLGDGWYAGSIAWFGTDNYGSRPHLSAQLVIDYTDGRSATIGTDGSWRVTGGPFLQSDLIHGETYDARRLPAGWDRAGFNDAGWKPATVDDVDATNKIVAQVDPPVRVTQELPARALTQPTPGTWIFDLGQNMVGKVRLKLNGAAGTTVRIRHAEVLNPNGTAYTANLRSARATDQYTLRGGGAEVYQPTFTFHGFRYVEVTGYPGTPDLSSVTGLVMHTDGDLTSEFQTSNAMVNQLHSNITWGQRGNFLSIPTDTPARDERLGWTGDINVFANTATFNMDSLTFLTKWLQDLRDAQSANGAYPDVAPRACCGDGATGWADAGITVPYALWQRYGDKRVIEEHYASMVRYASWLESTSSGNLRTNAGPYLDWLNLEDPTPAGVVGTAYYAYSIRLLAKLAGAIGRSADAARYTTLSNAIAQAFVNTYVSADGTVQGDSQTGYVLAIGMGLLPDTLRGKAADRLVANVQRHDWHLSTGFLGTPDLLPALSDTGHLDVAYRLLLNDTYPSWGYEIAKGATTIWERWNSIMPDGSFGDVSMNSFNHYAYGAVGDWMYRTVAGIQPDAANPGYSHLTFAPQPGGGLTSAKATYRSAYGTIGSDWDVDARGDMRLRLTLPANTTATVRFPTPGREAVTEGGRPAEQAAGVRFVRMDGAVAVYEIGSGSYSFAVVPPTGAYDQVDLGAAASEQAHRLTASTYSGTSIEAGLTRRYTDVTRPGGWFEFDLVVRPNEPFVLRSVETYDGPQLKDYQVLVDGVVAHTRSWQRTASGPGTVSYQFVVNLPDATRDGVVRVRYQDTGTGYDPSIADVWALPVPAA, via the coding sequence ATGACGCGGCATCGCGCCGCACCCTCCGCGCTTCTCGTGCTGCTGCTCGGCCTGACGCCGTTGGTGGCGCCCGGCCCGGCCACCGCAGCGCCGGCCGCCGCAGCACTGACCGCGACCGGCCTGACCACCGAACGCGCCACCGAACCGATCGGCCTGGACGTGGCGCAGCCCCGACTCGGCTGGCAGATCGAAGCCACCACCCGGGGCGTGCTCCAGGAGTCGTACCAGGTGCGCGTCGCCACCAGCGCGGACCGCCTCAACGCCCCCGACGTCTGGGACAGCGGCCGGGTCCGGTCGCGGCAGAGCGTCCTCGTCCCGTACGCCGGCCCGCAACTGCAACCCCGCACCCGGTACGCCTGGCAGGTCCAGGTCTGGGACACCGCCGGCAACGCCTCCGGCTGGAGCGCACCCACGTACTGGGAGACCGGCGTCCGCGGTGGCGCGGGCTGGCAGGCCGACTGGATCGGCATGCCGTCGCCGACCGAGACCTGGGCCGACTACACGGTGCAGACGACGGTACGGCTGGAACGCGACGCGGCCGGGATCTACCTGCGTGCCCGCGGTGCGGCGAACGCGTACATGTGGCAGTTCTCCATCACGAACGGCAGCGCGAAACTGCGCCCGCACGCTCGGGTCAACGGCGCCTGGACGGTGCTCAAGGAAGTGCCGCTCGGCGGCGTCGTACCGGCCGACCGGCTGACCACGCCGCACACCCTGCGCATCACCGCGGCCGGGAACACCATCACCACCTGGGTCGACGGCACCCAGGTCGACGTCACCACCAGCACCGCGCACCAGACCGGCTCGGTCGGCCTGCGTACGAACGGGTTGGAGTCCGGCGTCTTCTCGAACTTCTCGGTGACCAGCGGTGGCCAGACGCTCTTCGCGGCCCCGCTCACCGACGGGCAGAACCCGTTCGGGGCGGGCACGCCCACGTCGGCCGGCCTGCGGGTCGGCGGCGACACCGAGGCCATGCTCACCGCGCTGGACGCGAACCCGCTGCTGCGCCGGGGCTTCCGCGTCGACGGTACGGTCGCACGGGCCCGGATCTACGCCACCGCGCTCGGGGTCTACCAGCTCTCACTCAACGGCCAGCGGGTCGGCGACCACGAGTTGGCACCCGGCTGGACCGACTACCACAAGCGGGTGCAGTACCAGACGTACGACGTGACCCGTCAACTCCAACCGGGTGACAACGCCCTCGGCGCCCTGCTCGGCGACGGCTGGTACGCCGGCAGCATCGCCTGGTTCGGCACCGACAACTACGGCTCCCGGCCGCACCTGAGCGCCCAACTGGTCATCGACTACACCGACGGACGCAGCGCGACGATCGGCACCGACGGCTCGTGGCGCGTCACGGGAGGGCCGTTCCTGCAGAGCGACCTGATCCACGGCGAGACCTACGACGCGCGGCGGCTGCCGGCCGGCTGGGACCGGGCCGGGTTCAACGACGCCGGCTGGAAGCCCGCCACCGTCGACGACGTCGACGCCACCAACAAGATCGTCGCCCAGGTCGACCCACCGGTGCGGGTCACCCAGGAGCTGCCGGCCCGGGCGCTGACCCAACCGACCCCCGGCACCTGGATCTTCGACCTCGGTCAGAACATGGTGGGCAAGGTGCGGCTGAAGCTCAATGGCGCGGCCGGCACGACGGTACGCATCCGGCACGCCGAGGTGCTCAACCCGAACGGCACCGCCTACACCGCCAACCTGCGCTCGGCACGGGCCACCGACCAGTACACGCTGCGCGGCGGCGGCGCCGAGGTCTACCAGCCGACGTTCACCTTTCACGGCTTCCGCTACGTCGAGGTGACCGGTTACCCGGGCACGCCCGACCTGTCCTCGGTCACCGGCCTCGTCATGCACACCGACGGGGACCTCACCAGCGAGTTCCAGACGTCCAACGCGATGGTGAACCAACTGCACAGCAACATCACCTGGGGACAGCGCGGCAACTTCCTGTCCATCCCGACCGACACCCCGGCGCGCGACGAGCGGCTCGGCTGGACCGGTGACATCAACGTCTTCGCCAACACCGCGACGTTCAACATGGACAGCCTCACATTCCTCACCAAGTGGTTGCAGGACCTGCGCGACGCGCAGTCGGCCAACGGCGCGTACCCCGACGTCGCGCCGCGCGCCTGTTGCGGGGACGGCGCGACCGGCTGGGCCGACGCCGGGATCACCGTGCCGTACGCGCTGTGGCAGCGCTACGGCGACAAGCGGGTGATCGAGGAGCACTACGCGTCGATGGTGCGGTACGCGTCCTGGCTGGAGAGCACCAGCTCCGGCAACCTGCGTACCAACGCCGGCCCGTACCTCGACTGGCTCAATCTCGAGGACCCGACGCCGGCCGGCGTGGTCGGCACCGCCTACTACGCGTACAGCATCCGGCTGCTGGCCAAGCTGGCCGGCGCCATCGGGCGGAGCGCCGACGCGGCCCGCTACACGACGTTGTCCAACGCCATCGCGCAGGCGTTCGTCAACACCTACGTATCGGCCGACGGCACCGTGCAGGGCGACAGCCAGACCGGGTACGTGCTGGCCATCGGCATGGGTCTGCTGCCCGACACGCTGCGGGGCAAGGCCGCCGACCGGCTGGTCGCCAACGTGCAACGGCACGACTGGCACCTCTCCACCGGCTTCCTCGGCACCCCGGACCTGCTGCCGGCGCTCAGCGACACCGGGCACCTCGATGTCGCCTACCGGCTGCTGCTCAACGACACCTACCCGTCCTGGGGCTACGAGATCGCCAAGGGCGCGACCACGATCTGGGAGCGCTGGAACTCGATCATGCCGGACGGCAGCTTCGGCGACGTCTCGATGAACTCCTTCAACCACTACGCGTACGGCGCGGTCGGCGACTGGATGTACCGGACGGTGGCCGGCATCCAGCCCGACGCCGCCAACCCCGGGTACTCGCACCTCACGTTCGCCCCCCAGCCGGGTGGCGGCCTCACCTCGGCCAAGGCGACGTACCGCTCGGCGTACGGCACGATCGGCAGTGACTGGGACGTCGACGCACGCGGCGACATGCGGTTGCGCCTCACCCTGCCGGCCAACACCACGGCGACGGTGCGCTTCCCGACACCTGGGCGCGAGGCGGTCACCGAGGGCGGCCGACCGGCGGAGCAGGCCGCCGGGGTACGGTTCGTCCGAATGGACGGCGCGGTCGCCGTGTACGAGATCGGGTCCGGTTCCTACTCCTTCGCGGTCGTCCCACCGACCGGGGCGTACGACCAGGTCGACCTCGGCGCTGCGGCGTCCGAGCAGGCGCACCGCCTGACCGCCTCCACCTACTCGGGCACCAGCATCGAGGCCGGACTGACCCGGCGGTACACCGACGTGACCCGTCCCGGCGGTTGGTTCGAGTTCGATCTCGTGGTCCGGCCCAACGAACCGTTCGTGTTGCGCTCGGTGGAGACGTACGACGGGCCGCAGCTCAAGGACTACCAGGTGCTCGTTGACGGGGTGGTGGCGCACACCCGCTCGTGGCAGCGTACGGCGAGCGGGCCTGGCACGGTCAGCTACCAGTTCGTCGTCAACCTGCCGGACGCGACCCGGGACGGCGTGGTGCGGGTGCGGTACCAGGACACCGGCACCGGCTACGACCCGTCGATCGCCGACGTCTGGGCGCTGCCCGTTCCGGCGGCCTGA
- a CDS encoding LacI family DNA-binding transcriptional regulator — MPRPPVPTRRVTIIDVARHAGVSTTAVSKVLRNAYGASPQMQAKVRAAIDELGYRPSASARGLRGQTYTIGVMLPDIRNPFFADILDGINAQLDGTDYQVLIAASCNSEPGEAHVTDAMIDRNMDGVILIAPLTSRQRLDRIARTVPTVVVGRHGHSAVYDTVADDDFVGAGLIVAHLAGLGHRRIAHIEHHETDPVRLAEMPNAVRADGYRHAMHAHGLGEHIDIASTTYTQQGGYLGAQQLLARPQRPTAIFAGADIVAMGVLDALADAGLSAPSDISVAGYDNTTFAAFGPISLTTVDQAGHQIGTNAARLLLDRITDSSRPTTQVKLSPTLAARRTTAPL; from the coding sequence ATGCCGAGACCGCCAGTGCCGACGCGCCGAGTCACGATCATCGACGTGGCCAGACATGCCGGGGTGTCGACCACCGCCGTGTCCAAGGTGCTGCGCAACGCGTACGGCGCCAGCCCGCAGATGCAGGCCAAGGTCCGTGCCGCCATCGACGAACTCGGCTACCGCCCGTCGGCGTCCGCCCGCGGGCTTCGCGGGCAGACCTACACCATCGGCGTGATGCTGCCCGACATCCGCAACCCGTTCTTCGCCGACATCCTCGACGGCATCAACGCCCAACTGGACGGCACCGACTACCAGGTGCTGATCGCCGCGTCCTGCAACAGCGAGCCGGGCGAAGCCCACGTCACCGACGCCATGATCGACCGCAACATGGACGGCGTCATCCTCATCGCCCCGCTGACCTCCCGGCAGCGCCTGGATCGCATTGCCCGCACCGTACCCACCGTCGTCGTCGGCCGGCACGGACACTCGGCGGTCTACGACACCGTCGCAGACGACGACTTCGTCGGCGCCGGCCTGATCGTCGCCCACCTCGCCGGGCTCGGGCACCGCCGTATCGCACACATCGAACATCACGAAACCGACCCGGTACGGCTCGCCGAGATGCCGAACGCCGTGCGCGCGGACGGCTACCGTCACGCCATGCACGCCCATGGCCTCGGCGAGCACATAGACATCGCCTCCACCACCTATACCCAGCAGGGCGGCTATCTCGGTGCGCAGCAGTTACTCGCCCGGCCGCAACGACCGACGGCCATCTTCGCCGGTGCCGACATCGTCGCCATGGGAGTCCTGGACGCCCTCGCCGATGCCGGCCTGTCGGCGCCCAGCGACATCTCCGTCGCCGGCTACGACAACACCACCTTCGCTGCCTTCGGACCGATCTCGCTGACCACCGTCGACCAGGCGGGCCACCAGATCGGCACCAACGCCGCCCGACTGCTGCTCGACCGCATCACCGACAGCAGTCGGCCCACAACCCAGGTGAAGCTCTCCCCCACCCTCGCCGCCCGGCGGACGACAGCTCCCCTTTAG
- a CDS encoding cyclase family protein: MTVLQEFVAALSSGRIQVVDLTAPLSDQTPILGLPEQFGQTWPFRLSEISRYDDRGPAWYWNNFSTGEHTGTHFDAPVHWVTGQQGADVSQVPVNQLIAPAVVIDHAADAAADPDFLLEVAHIKAWEAEHGALPTGGWLLYRTGWDAYGDDPERYANAGRTPGISVECARWLAEESPIQGVGVETVGTDAGAAHSFDPPFPCHSFLLGQEKYGLTQLRNLAQLPATGAVVIAGPLPIVSGSGSPCRVLALVER; the protein is encoded by the coding sequence ATGACGGTGCTGCAGGAGTTTGTCGCCGCCCTTTCCAGCGGCCGGATCCAGGTTGTCGACCTCACCGCTCCGCTCTCGGACCAGACCCCGATCCTGGGTCTGCCCGAGCAGTTCGGCCAGACCTGGCCGTTCCGGCTCAGCGAGATCAGCCGGTACGACGACCGAGGTCCAGCCTGGTACTGGAACAACTTCTCCACCGGCGAGCACACCGGCACCCACTTCGACGCCCCGGTGCACTGGGTCACCGGTCAACAGGGCGCGGACGTGTCGCAGGTCCCGGTGAACCAGCTGATCGCCCCGGCGGTGGTGATCGACCACGCCGCCGACGCCGCCGCCGACCCTGACTTCCTGCTCGAGGTCGCGCACATCAAGGCCTGGGAGGCGGAACACGGCGCCCTGCCCACCGGTGGCTGGCTGCTCTACCGCACCGGCTGGGACGCGTACGGCGACGACCCGGAGCGGTACGCCAACGCCGGGCGTACCCCGGGCATCTCCGTCGAGTGCGCCCGCTGGCTGGCGGAGGAGTCACCGATCCAGGGCGTCGGGGTGGAGACGGTCGGCACCGACGCGGGCGCCGCGCACTCGTTCGACCCGCCGTTCCCGTGCCACTCGTTCCTGCTCGGCCAGGAGAAGTACGGCCTGACCCAGCTACGCAACCTGGCACAACTGCCCGCGACCGGCGCGGTGGTGATCGCCGGACCACTGCCGATCGTGTCCGGGTCCGGCAGCCCGTGCCGGGTCCTCGCGTTGGTCGAACGGTAG
- a CDS encoding thiamine pyrophosphate-binding protein has translation MRVAEVVGRVLHGHGARYVFGVVGSGNFHVTNALVAAGARFVAAAHEGGAASMADGYARTSGTVGLLSVHQGPGVTNALTGLTEAAKSRTPMVVLAPEATAPRSNFFIDLPALATSVGADFHRIRATHAAEDAGAAYRAAARGATVVLGLPLEVQSAVTEPWSGPAPAVAPTSATAGQVEPLLAALRAARRPVFIAGRGARAAREPLTRLADSCGALLAVSAAAKGLFAGNPWNLDVAGGFATPLAAELIGAADLVVAWGSTLNMWTTRHGELIPPSAVVVQVDHDPAAFGVNRPVDLTVAGEVAAVADAVLARLSAGSTGAVDAGTGGWRTPELAQRIRDHGRWRTVPYRDEGGSARAGAPATVDPRTLSAALDDLLPPDRTVVVDSGNFMGYPSMWLDVPDVAGFCFTQAFQSIGLGLASALGAAVARPDRLTVAAVGDGGFVMSATELVTAVRLALPLLVVIYDDAAYGAEVHHFGPDGHPLDTVTFPETDLAAIARGYGCDGLTVRTVDDLEPVRRWLAGPRTRPLVIDAKVCAARGSWWLEEAFRGH, from the coding sequence ATGCGGGTAGCCGAGGTGGTCGGGCGGGTTCTGCACGGACACGGCGCACGGTATGTCTTCGGGGTGGTCGGCAGCGGCAACTTCCATGTCACGAACGCGCTCGTGGCGGCCGGCGCCCGGTTCGTGGCGGCGGCCCACGAGGGCGGCGCGGCGAGCATGGCGGACGGGTACGCCCGCACCTCCGGCACGGTGGGCCTGCTCTCGGTGCACCAGGGTCCGGGCGTCACCAACGCGCTGACCGGCCTCACCGAGGCCGCGAAGAGCCGTACGCCGATGGTGGTCCTGGCCCCGGAGGCGACCGCGCCCCGGTCGAACTTCTTCATCGACCTGCCGGCGCTCGCCACCTCGGTCGGGGCGGACTTCCATCGAATACGCGCAACGCACGCGGCCGAGGACGCGGGCGCGGCGTACCGGGCCGCCGCCCGGGGCGCGACGGTGGTGCTGGGCCTGCCGTTGGAGGTGCAGAGCGCCGTGACCGAACCGTGGTCCGGCCCGGCGCCTGCGGTCGCGCCGACCTCGGCCACCGCCGGGCAGGTCGAGCCGTTGCTGGCCGCGCTCCGGGCCGCACGTCGACCGGTCTTCATCGCGGGTCGGGGAGCCCGCGCGGCCCGGGAACCGCTGACCCGGCTCGCCGACTCGTGCGGCGCGCTGCTCGCGGTCTCGGCCGCCGCGAAGGGACTGTTCGCCGGGAACCCGTGGAACCTCGACGTGGCCGGCGGCTTCGCCACCCCGCTCGCCGCCGAGCTGATCGGCGCGGCGGACCTGGTCGTCGCGTGGGGCAGCACGCTGAACATGTGGACGACCCGGCACGGCGAGTTGATCCCGCCCTCCGCCGTCGTCGTCCAGGTAGACCACGACCCGGCCGCGTTCGGGGTGAACCGCCCGGTCGACCTGACGGTGGCCGGCGAGGTGGCGGCGGTCGCCGACGCGGTGCTGGCTCGGCTGAGCGCCGGCTCCACGGGGGCCGTGGACGCCGGGACCGGCGGCTGGCGTACGCCGGAGCTGGCACAACGGATTCGCGACCACGGCCGCTGGCGGACGGTTCCGTACCGGGACGAGGGCGGCTCGGCGCGGGCCGGCGCCCCGGCGACGGTCGACCCACGGACGCTCTCGGCCGCCCTGGACGACCTGCTGCCGCCCGACCGGACGGTGGTGGTCGACTCGGGCAACTTCATGGGCTACCCGTCGATGTGGCTCGACGTGCCAGACGTGGCCGGATTCTGTTTCACCCAGGCGTTCCAGTCGATCGGGCTCGGCCTGGCCAGCGCGCTCGGCGCGGCGGTCGCCCGACCGGACCGGCTCACCGTCGCCGCGGTCGGCGACGGAGGCTTCGTCATGTCCGCGACCGAACTGGTCACCGCCGTCCGGCTGGCGCTACCACTCCTCGTGGTGATCTACGACGACGCCGCGTACGGCGCCGAGGTGCACCACTTCGGCCCGGACGGGCACCCGTTGGACACGGTCACCTTCCCCGAGACCGACCTGGCCGCGATCGCCCGAGGTTACGGCTGCGACGGGTTGACCGTCCGGACCGTCGACGATCTCGAGCCGGTACGTCGCTGGCTCGCTGGTCCCCGTACCCGGCCGCTGGTGATCGACGCGAAGGTCTGCGCTGCCCGCGGCTCATGGTGGCTGGAGGAGGCGTTCCGTGGCCACTGA
- a CDS encoding RBBP9/YdeN family alpha/beta hydrolase, translating to MTRYLVVPGRGVPFLDHWSRSWVRDNPKYQWAPEPPGPPYVVAERVAALHSAISANGEPAILVAHSAGCLTVAVWASQHVGPVRAALLVTPPYLDPEWTPDPYETVDVLTGHVPRGPLPFRSVLVASHNDPNATFAQFEAYARDWGSELFDAGAVGHLDSKTGFGPWPDGKRLVESLTQPVQP from the coding sequence ATGACGCGCTACCTTGTCGTGCCCGGTCGAGGAGTTCCATTCCTCGACCACTGGTCGCGCAGCTGGGTCAGGGACAACCCGAAGTACCAATGGGCGCCTGAACCACCCGGGCCACCGTACGTCGTCGCCGAACGGGTCGCCGCGCTGCACTCCGCGATCAGCGCCAACGGTGAGCCGGCGATCCTGGTGGCGCACAGTGCGGGATGCCTGACCGTCGCCGTCTGGGCCAGTCAGCACGTCGGTCCCGTTCGTGCCGCCCTGCTGGTCACGCCACCGTACCTGGATCCGGAATGGACTCCCGACCCGTACGAGACCGTCGATGTCCTCACCGGACACGTGCCACGGGGGCCACTGCCCTTCCGCTCAGTCCTGGTCGCCAGTCACAACGACCCGAATGCCACGTTCGCGCAATTCGAAGCGTACGCGCGGGACTGGGGCTCGGAACTGTTCGACGCGGGCGCGGTCGGGCACCTGGACTCCAAGACCGGGTTCGGCCCGTGGCCCGACGGCAAACGCCTGGTCGAATCACTGACCCAGCCCGTACAGCCATGA
- a CDS encoding nuclear transport factor 2 family protein has protein sequence MQDEGGCHSCHCRRSHPRWRPDPGDIDLFDIHLHASRVADPNPYAGTVIDFRAAVEARDPDAVAATLADNVVFRSPVAFKPYPGKAITAAILRGVLRVFEDFRYVRELSGDGGRDHALVFEARLGDIAVEGCDFLHLDETGLIDEFTVMVRPLSAAQALAAAMAAQFEQIQREAAAG, from the coding sequence ATGCAGGACGAAGGCGGGTGTCACTCTTGCCATTGTCGGCGGTCTCATCCTCGTTGGCGTCCCGATCCGGGCGACATCGACCTGTTCGATATCCACCTTCATGCCTCCCGGGTCGCCGACCCGAACCCGTACGCTGGCACGGTGATCGACTTTCGCGCGGCGGTTGAGGCACGCGACCCGGACGCCGTCGCGGCGACCCTGGCCGACAACGTGGTGTTTCGCAGCCCGGTGGCGTTCAAGCCCTATCCGGGCAAGGCAATCACCGCGGCGATCCTCCGCGGCGTTCTGCGGGTGTTCGAGGACTTCCGGTACGTCCGTGAGCTCAGCGGCGACGGCGGCCGCGATCACGCTTTGGTGTTCGAGGCGCGGCTGGGCGACATTGCCGTCGAGGGCTGCGACTTTCTGCATCTGGACGAGACCGGCCTGATCGATGAGTTCACGGTCATGGTCCGTCCGCTGTCCGCCGCGCAGGCCCTGGCCGCCGCGATGGCCGCCCAGTTCGAGCAGATCCAGCGTGAGGCCGCCGCCGGCTAG
- a CDS encoding DNA polymerase ligase N-terminal domain-containing protein — translation MLRSWAVPRGLPDSPGDNRLAIAVPDHHLDHLTYEDVDKSIADIGTWEEHDRTDRRMLFTLHGRTGRRRYALIRTGEGWLLHLTKEQPSDERG, via the coding sequence GTGCTGCGCTCCTGGGCGGTGCCTCGTGGCTTGCCGGACAGTCCCGGCGACAACCGGCTCGCGATCGCCGTGCCCGACCATCACCTCGATCACCTCACCTACGAGGACGTCGACAAGTCGATCGCCGACATCGGCACGTGGGAGGAGCACGACCGCACCGACCGCCGGATGCTGTTCACGTTGCACGGCCGTACCGGCCGCCGGCGGTACGCGCTCATCCGCACGGGTGAGGGGTGGCTGCTCCACTTGACGAAAGAGCAGCCTTCGGACGAGCGCGGATAG
- the yczR gene encoding MocR-like transcription factor YczR, whose protein sequence is MPDSPPSQPPGRAVRTDRTLGSRQLAAMLPDPTAARPAYRHLAQAISTLILDGRIALHVKLPAERELATALATSRATITAVYDLLRESGYAHSRQGSGTWTDLPTGRTPSGITRLLGHQDTAIDLARAAPGMAEQTLVDALAHVAPKVAEHAHLPGYHPYGLSELRAAIAERFTQRGLATMPDQILVTSGAQHALTLVLGLLCRQGDRVMVESPSYPNALEAMRRARLRTVSVPVTDTGWDIEIVESTLRQVVPQFAYLIPDFHNPTGCLMPEEERVRVLGAAQRSGTWLIIDETLADLALDVPVPPPFASHAARGGTAQVITIGSMSKTHWAGLRIGWLRAPSRLVTELAGQRVATDMGGSVLDQLLALDLLERAQEVRPHRLEQLRHQRAVLAAALAEHLPQWKWQLPPGGLSLWVDLGEPIASALAERALDYGVRIEGGGYFAADPGILEQRLRIPYTTTPDALREAVRRLATALADGRPFSSTTRQPHWIA, encoded by the coding sequence ATGCCGGACTCACCCCCGTCGCAGCCTCCGGGCAGGGCGGTCCGCACCGACCGCACGCTGGGGAGCCGGCAGTTGGCCGCGATGCTGCCCGACCCGACGGCAGCGCGGCCCGCCTACCGCCACCTGGCCCAAGCGATCAGCACGCTGATCCTGGACGGCAGGATCGCGTTGCACGTCAAGCTGCCAGCGGAACGTGAGTTGGCCACTGCCCTGGCGACCAGCAGGGCGACCATCACGGCCGTGTACGACCTGCTACGTGAGAGCGGCTACGCGCACAGCCGCCAAGGCTCAGGCACCTGGACGGACCTGCCGACCGGCCGGACGCCCAGCGGCATCACCCGGCTGCTCGGCCACCAGGACACCGCGATCGACCTGGCGCGGGCGGCGCCCGGAATGGCCGAGCAGACCCTCGTCGACGCCCTCGCACACGTCGCCCCCAAGGTGGCCGAGCACGCGCACCTGCCCGGATACCACCCTTACGGCCTGTCCGAACTGCGCGCGGCCATCGCCGAACGGTTCACCCAGCGCGGCCTGGCCACCATGCCCGACCAGATCCTGGTGACCTCCGGGGCCCAGCACGCGCTCACGCTGGTCCTGGGCCTGCTGTGCCGCCAGGGTGACCGAGTCATGGTCGAGAGCCCGTCCTATCCGAACGCCCTGGAGGCCATGCGCCGCGCCCGGCTGCGCACCGTGTCCGTCCCCGTCACCGACACCGGCTGGGACATCGAGATCGTCGAGTCCACCTTGCGCCAGGTGGTGCCTCAGTTCGCCTACCTGATCCCCGACTTCCACAACCCGACCGGCTGCCTCATGCCTGAGGAGGAGCGCGTCCGCGTCCTCGGCGCCGCCCAACGCTCCGGCACCTGGCTGATCATCGACGAGACGCTGGCCGACCTCGCCCTCGACGTCCCCGTCCCGCCACCCTTCGCCTCCCACGCCGCGCGCGGCGGGACAGCCCAGGTCATCACCATTGGCTCGATGAGTAAGACCCACTGGGCCGGCCTGCGCATCGGCTGGCTACGCGCACCCTCGCGGCTGGTGACCGAACTCGCCGGCCAACGGGTCGCCACCGACATGGGTGGCTCCGTACTGGACCAACTACTGGCACTCGACCTCCTCGAGCGAGCACAGGAGGTGCGGCCACACCGACTGGAGCAGCTGCGCCATCAGCGTGCGGTGCTGGCCGCGGCGCTCGCCGAGCACCTCCCGCAGTGGAAATGGCAGTTGCCGCCCGGAGGGCTGTCCCTCTGGGTCGACCTGGGCGAACCCATCGCCTCGGCGCTCGCCGAGCGAGCACTCGACTACGGGGTACGGATCGAGGGCGGCGGTTACTTCGCCGCCGATCCAGGAATTCTCGAACAGCGCCTTCGTATCCCCTACACAACGACTCCGGATGCCCTGCGCGAGGCCGTGCGTCGCCTGGCCACCGCCCTCGCCGATGGCCGTCCGTTCTCATCCACCACGCGGCAACCACACTGGATCGCCTGA
- the yczE gene encoding membrane protein YczE gives MQHQIMDGDEGKRWHRHRDRGMAVRTPGRRPSKPALTYVPLGERPLRRIPQLLVGLTLYGLSLSVMVRAALGVNPWSVLYEGLQHRTSLSFGTITAALGVLALVLWIPLKQRPTFGTLANIVVVAYSTDLGLEFIPDHLGLPARAGLLLGGVLLNGLSVAVYVGARLGPGPRDGLVTGTAIRTGRSIGLVRTTIELTVLACGWLLGGSLGVGTVLYALAVGPITQFFLRWFTYQTTIQRPGPARRRRYAMRLGAWNDGRA, from the coding sequence ATGCAGCACCAGATCATGGACGGCGACGAGGGAAAGCGCTGGCACCGTCACCGGGATCGCGGCATGGCCGTGCGGACACCTGGAAGACGCCCGTCCAAGCCCGCGCTCACCTATGTCCCCCTTGGCGAACGGCCACTGCGGCGCATTCCGCAACTGTTGGTCGGGCTCACGCTGTACGGGCTCAGCCTGTCCGTCATGGTTCGTGCCGCGCTTGGTGTCAACCCATGGAGCGTCCTGTACGAGGGCCTGCAGCACCGCACCTCCCTCAGCTTCGGCACGATCACTGCCGCCCTGGGCGTGCTTGCTCTCGTGCTGTGGATTCCACTCAAACAGCGGCCGACCTTCGGCACCCTCGCCAACATCGTCGTCGTGGCGTACTCCACTGACCTTGGCCTTGAGTTCATCCCCGACCACCTTGGGCTTCCCGCCAGGGCCGGCCTGCTCCTCGGAGGTGTCCTGCTCAACGGACTGTCCGTCGCCGTCTACGTCGGCGCGCGGCTCGGGCCCGGCCCCCGTGACGGTCTGGTAACCGGCACCGCCATCAGAACCGGGCGCTCCATCGGGCTCGTCCGCACCACGATCGAGCTCACCGTGCTCGCCTGCGGCTGGCTGCTCGGCGGGAGTCTGGGCGTCGGCACCGTGCTGTACGCACTTGCCGTCGGACCGATCACCCAGTTCTTCCTGCGCTGGTTCACCTACCAGACCACCATCCAACGCCCTGGGCCGGCCAGGCGGCGCCGGTACGCGATGCGACTCGGCGCCTGGAATGACGGTCGCGCCTAG